In Haliscomenobacter hydrossis DSM 1100, the DNA window GAATATGGTCAAACTGAAAATTTTACGGCAATTGCGGTAGGATTTATCTTCGCTTTCCTGACTGGTTTATTTGCTTGTCGCTTGATGATCAGACTGGTTAAAGGCAGCAAACTGATCTATTTTTCCATATATTGCTTCGTTGTTGCCATCGCAGCAGGGGCGTATATTTTGTCTTTGGGATAATTTTTCAACCCGCCTGCGGCGGATTTTTTTTCACCACGGATTCCACAGATTTTCACAAATTTTCACAAATTTTATGGATATGACAAAAAATCTGTGAAAATCTGTGGAATCCGTGGTGAAATTATATTTATCAACTTCCGCCGCAGGCGGGGTGTTAAAACAAAAACGGCCATATGGACCCGAATGCCGGAGAACGGCCTCTTACCAGTCAATTTTTTACCGAAGGTGCTGTACTACTCGTAGACAAACCGCAAGGCTGGACTTCTTTTGACGTCGTCAACAAAATTCGCGGAAAAATCCGGAGTCTCTTCCAACTCAAAAACATCAAAGTAGGCCACGCGGGCACCCTCGACCCTATGGCCACCGGCCTGCTCATTGTCTGCACCGGTAAAGACACCAAACGCATCAACGAATACCAGGATCGACCCAAGGAATACACCGGCACCATCACTTTTGGTGCCACCACTCCTTCCTACGACGCCGAAACGGAAATCGATGCCAGCTACCCCACCGAGCACATCACGCCGGAATTGCTGGAAAATGCCCGTCAGAAATTTCTCGGCGAAATTGAACAAGTTCCCCCCATGTTTTCGGCCATCAAGGTAGACGGGCAACCCCTCTACAAAATGGCCCGCAAAGGCGAAAGCATCAAGGTGGAGGCGCGCAAAGTGCACATCTACACCATGGAATTCACCCGCATTGAACTTCCGGAAGTGGATTTTCGGGTGGAGTGCAGCAAAGGGACGTACATCCGCTCACTGGCTTTTGACTTGGGCAAAGCAGTAAAAAGTGGTGCTTATCTGAGCGCACTGCGGCGGACGAAAATCGGGGAATTTGAGGTGGATAAAGCGAAAAGTGTGAGTGAGTGGGTGGAGTGGATGGAGTAGGTTTTTGGGGGGGGGGAGCCTTGCCAAAAAATTAAGAAAAGATGCCGAGAGGGAAAAGAAGCTAGATGTGAGCCGGGCTGTGCTTGCACGCCCCGCCGTTGAAACGGCGGGTTACAAGATGATATATGCGATTTTATGTCATTTTTTTGGACATCACACAGATTTTCCGTGAAAAATCTGTGTGCTCATCCCCATCAGGGTACCCACACCTCCATCTCCTTCACCTTTTTCCCATCCGCCCAGGTTCCCAGCGACTTCTGCTGTTCCGTTCCGCCAAAAACAAAGTCACAGTTTTCTCCAGCCCGCACACAATCGAGCAGGGCATCGCCCCATTTCCAAAAACCATAATAGTCTACCTGATTGGTCACCCCTACCATATAACTGCGGTAGATCGTCGGGTTGCGCATGCCATTGTCAAACGCTTCATCCAGACTGTAACAGGCATTGTGGTGGGCTTTGATCGCGGGACTGCCATGATCATCGGCATTGAGCTTCAAAAAATTGCGTGTGGTTGTATTGACTGCCGTATTAAAAATAGTGCGTTGAAAGGATTCCTTCACCACATGGTCGTCGTTGCTGTTGACGATGAGCAGTTTGGTATCCGTGGGCATTTGGCGGTAATCGTCCAGTTTGGCCCCGTTCATGGGCCCGGTGCCCGGTGCACAAAGCAACAACCCCTTGGGCTGCGGGATGCCGTATTTTTTGTATTTCACCCCCAGGTAAGCCGAAATTGCCCCACCGTAAGAATGCCCAATCATCACCAGGGGACCATCAATAGGGCGCACGTGATCTCCGGTTTGTAAATCCTCCAAGGCATCCCGGATTCCCTTGGCCGCATTTTGGGCAAAATGTTCCGTAGGCGTCGTCCACATGTCGTGCTGATAACGGGGAAAAATGACGATGTTTCCTTTGCGCACCAAGTGCCGAATCCAGCCCCCGTAAGCCATTGGGTTAAGGGCGGCATACCCGTGCATAAACACCACCACATGTGCAGAATCCGGACGTGGATTGGCGGGTTCAAACAACCAGTATCCATCCGTTTTTTGGGCAGAATCCTGCATGATGACCTCGGCGTGTGCATAGTTTGAGCCGCCAGGACCACTGAGCGGTTGAGCTGAGGCAGCGGGACCATCGGCTTTGCGATTGGAAACACCCAGGATGCCAACCACCAAGACGCTACTGAGCATCATGCGCCGCGTCCAGGGCCCCATGCGGGGAAATTCAAACTTATTTATGCCTCGTTTAAAACTCATTTTCCTTTTTTTGCATCCATTGGATGACATTAAAACGCTTTTTCCCCTAAAACCTGATGCAGGAACACAAATCATCCTGCGAAAAACTTACTTTTACCGCAAATTGAAGAATTCCTGATGCCAGATTTTCAACAGACCGTTGGTGTAGTCGGGGCCGGTACCTTTGGAACCGCCATTGCCAACTTGTTATCCCGCAGAGTCGACGTACTATTATACAGCCGAAACCCGGATACGGTTGAACGCATCAATCGGGAACGGCAAAATTTTGGCATCAACCTGTCTCCACGCATCAATGCCATCGGCAATGTACAAGAACTGGTAGAAAAATGCACCTTGATTTTCCCAGTAGTCCCTTCGGATGGTTTTCGCAGCACCATGACCCGTTTGGGGCCACACCTGCGTCCGTACCATATCCTCATCCACGGCACCAAGGGTTTTGACGTACAAGGCATCACGCCCGCACAAATGGACGAGGGACTTCTGGAGCCCCAGCACGTCAGCACCATGAGCCAGGTGATCACCCAGGAAACGGTGGTGCGCCGCGTCGGTTGCCTCTCCGGGCCCAACCTCGCTACCGAAATTCTGGAAGGTCAGCCCACGGCTACGGTAATTGGCAGCGTGTATGAGGAAGTGATCGAATTGGGCAAAAAAGTGCTCTCTTCGGATGCTTTCCACGTTTTTGGCAACAACGATATTCTGGGGGCAGAACTTGCCGGAGCCTTAAAAAACATCATCGCCATTGGTTCTGGCATCTTGCGTGGACGCGGCCTGGGCAAAAACCTGCAAGCCATGCTCATCACCCGTGGTTTGATGGAAATGGCGCGTTTTGGCCAAGCCATGGGCAGCACCAACTCGGCTTTTTTTGGCACAGCGGGCATTGGCGACCTGGTTGCTACGGCGACCAGCAAAAACAGCCGCAACTTCACTTTTGGTTTTCGCCTGGGAAAAGGGGAAAAGATGGCGGACATTGAAGCCACCATGCCCGAATTGGCCGAAGGTGTTCGTACCCTGAAAATTACCTGGCATTTGGCAAATTATTATAAATTGCGCCTGCCCATTACCCAGATGTTGTACAACATCGTCTTTGACGGCTATAACATCGACAAAGCAATAAAATTTTTGATCACCTATCCATACGATGTTGACGTGGATTTTTAATTCTACGGTCAGCAAGCTTAAAAATTAGCACTTACATGAACCATCTGATCAAACGACTCATTCCTCACCTGATTGCCGTAGCCATTTTTGTGGGTGTATCGGCCTTTTATTTTGCGCCTCAACTCTCTGGCAAAGTAATGAGCCAAAGTGACATCGTGCAAGTAACCGCGATGATGAAGGAAATGAACGATTATAGCCAAAAAGAAGGCCGTATGCCCCTGTGGACCAACAACATGTTTGGGGGTATGCCCACCTATCAGATCGCCAGCGTACGCGCAGGCAACCAAACCGGCTTGTTCGACAACTTACTCCAATTGTACATTCCCCGTCCTATCGGGCGCTTCATCTCCGCCATGCTGGCCTTTTACCTCTTGATGGTGGTACTCGGAGTCAATCGTTGGGTGGGCATCATTGGGGCCATTGCCTTTGGACTCACCACCAACAACCTGGTGCTTTTTGAGGCTGGACACACCTCCAAGCTAGGGGCCATTGCTTACATGCCTTTGCTGGCCGCTGGTTTATTGCTGGCGTTTCGGGATAAAAAATACCTAGCGGGGGCCTTGCTATTTGGCTTGGGCTCGGCATTACAATTGTGGGTCAACCACGTCCAGATGACTTATTACCTGTTGCTGACGATGCTCATTTTTGGGGTAGCCCAATTGATACATTCCATCCGCCATGGAGAATTGCTGCATTTTGCCAAAGCTGCGGCCCTGGTCATTGTTGCTGGTTTAATCGGAATTGGCACGGGAGCTTCCAATCTGCTGACTACCCTGGAATACAAAGAGGCAACGATGCGGGGTACCAAAATTCTGACTCCAGCTCCAGGCACACCTGCGGCACTAAAACCGGCACCAAAGGAAGGTCTTGAGTTCGACTATGCAACCCAGTGGAGCAACAACACCGTAGACCTTTTGGCAACACTGATTCCCGGTGCTGCCGGAGGAAGCAATGCCGAACCCGTTGACGCCGACTCCAAAAGTGTCGCCACTTTGCTGGCAAAAGGATATCAGGGTACAACCGACTTACAACTGCCTTTGTATTGGGGGGGATTGCCCTTCACCAGTGGACCCAATTATTTAGGGGCAATTGCTCTATTTTTGTTCGTATTCGGTTTATTTACGGTCAAAGGCCCCGTGAAATGGTGGCTGGGACTGGGTGTCTTGTTTACCATGATTTTATCCTTGGGTAAAAATGACGGCGGACTCAATAAGGCCCTGTTTGAAACCCTGCCATTGTTCAATTCATTCCGCGCACCCAGCTCAGTACTGAGCGTTACCGCGTTTTTGGTTCCCATGTTGGGCTTTTTAGCGCTGGGACAAGTGTTGAAATCGGATGAAGACCCCAAGCAGTTGTTGCGAAAACTCTGGATTTCAGCTGGTCTGACCGGAGGAGTCGCGTTGGTTTTTGCGCTGATTGGAGGTTCATTCTTCAGCTTTACCAGTGCAGCCGATGGCAATCTGGCGGGTTACGGTTTGGACGCTCCCAGTATAGTAGCCGACCGCAAAGCTTTATTCAGCAGCGATTCCTGGCGGAGTTTTTTACTGATTGCGCTTTGTGCTGGCTTGATCTGGGCCTGGGTGACTCAAAAAATCAATAGCACCATTGCCTTGGTTGGTATCGGCTTGCTCACCATGTTTGACGTGTGGGGCGTGGGGCGTCGTTACGTCAACACCGCCAGTTTTGTGTCAAAAACGGAGTATCAGCAAAACAACTTCCAGGCTCGTCCGGTCGATCTGGAAATCATCAACAAAGAAAAGGACTTGTACTACCGCGTACACGAGATCAAACCCGATGCGTTCCAATGGGCGATGACGTCGTACTTCCACAAAACCGTCGGTGGCTACAACCCTGCCAAAATGCAGCGTTACAATGACCTGATTGAGCAACACCTGAGCCAGGGCAATCGCAAGGTTTTGGACATGCTCAATACCAAGTATTTCATCGTCACTCCCGAAGGTCAACAGCCCATTTCGCAAATCAACCCTGGTGCACTTGGCAATGCCTGGTTTGTAGATACGCTCTTGATTGCCGAGTCCAACAACATTGAAATAGCAGCGCTCAATGCCTTCTATCCTGATTCTCAAGCCATCGTACATCAGGAATTCAATAATTACATCAAAGGCTTTGATGTCAAAAAGGAAGGCAGTATTAAGCTCAGCAGCTATCATCCGGAAAAACTGAAATACCAAAGCGATAGCCCCAGTGAGCAATTTGCGGTGTTTTCTGAAATGTGGTATGGCCCCAACAAGGGTTGGAATGCCTACATTGATGGCAAACCCGCCGAACACATCCGGGTGAACTACGCATTGCGTGGCATGCGGGTGCCTGCGGGCAAACACGAAATTGAATACCGCTTCGAACCCGCTTCTTTTGCCAAGGGGAAAACCATTTCCGGCGCTTCTTCTGTTGTTTTGATCCTCGGCGTACTGGGCATTGTTGGCACGAGTTTATGGAATTTCATCAAAAACCCTCCGGCAGAAGAACCAAAACCGGAACCACGCCCAAGGTCACAACCAACCCAACCAGCCGCACCAGTGACGCGCAAACCTACAGGCACTGATCGCCGAGATCCGAAGAAAAAGAAACGGTAAGGACAAAAGCATCCTTATTTAGGCTATAGCAATCTTTGAAAATTGTGCTTTGTTTACAGACCCCCGACCCCTAAAGGGGAGTACATCATACGTTAAGTCAATAATCTACCTTTTTTCGAGCGAGAGGTAAGGTTTTTTACTTACCGAAAATGGACCCCCCTTTAGGGGTCGGGGGTTCTGGGAAACAGGCTACCACAACCATACGATTCATACCAACGTTAATTGGTAAATAGATCCTGACAATGCAATTTTTATACCCGACTTTTTTGTGGGCACTTACCGCCTTGGCCATCCCGGTGATCTTGCACCTGTTTTATTTTCGGCGGTTTAAAAAAGTGTACTTCACCAACGTGCGCTTCCTCAAGGAAGTAAAGGACGAGACCAGCATGCGCTCCAAACTGCGCAATCTCCTGGTGTTGGCGGCGCGTTTATTGGCAATTTTGTTTCTTGTTCTGGCTTTTGCCCAGCCCTTCATTCCCCAAAAAGGTGAGGTCAAAAAAGGCATTAAGGCGGTCAGTGTATACATCGACAATTCCTTCAGCATGAGTGCAGCCAGTCAGGATGTTCCTTTGCTGGAGAAAGCCAAACAAC includes these proteins:
- a CDS encoding NAD(P)H-dependent glycerol-3-phosphate dehydrogenase; the encoded protein is MPDFQQTVGVVGAGTFGTAIANLLSRRVDVLLYSRNPDTVERINRERQNFGINLSPRINAIGNVQELVEKCTLIFPVVPSDGFRSTMTRLGPHLRPYHILIHGTKGFDVQGITPAQMDEGLLEPQHVSTMSQVITQETVVRRVGCLSGPNLATEILEGQPTATVIGSVYEEVIELGKKVLSSDAFHVFGNNDILGAELAGALKNIIAIGSGILRGRGLGKNLQAMLITRGLMEMARFGQAMGSTNSAFFGTAGIGDLVATATSKNSRNFTFGFRLGKGEKMADIEATMPELAEGVRTLKITWHLANYYKLRLPITQMLYNIVFDGYNIDKAIKFLITYPYDVDVDF
- the truB gene encoding tRNA pseudouridine(55) synthase TruB, giving the protein MDPNAGERPLTSQFFTEGAVLLVDKPQGWTSFDVVNKIRGKIRSLFQLKNIKVGHAGTLDPMATGLLIVCTGKDTKRINEYQDRPKEYTGTITFGATTPSYDAETEIDASYPTEHITPELLENARQKFLGEIEQVPPMFSAIKVDGQPLYKMARKGESIKVEARKVHIYTMEFTRIELPEVDFRVECSKGTYIRSLAFDLGKAVKSGAYLSALRRTKIGEFEVDKAKSVSEWVEWME
- a CDS encoding alpha/beta hydrolase, translated to MSFKRGINKFEFPRMGPWTRRMMLSSVLVVGILGVSNRKADGPAASAQPLSGPGGSNYAHAEVIMQDSAQKTDGYWLFEPANPRPDSAHVVVFMHGYAALNPMAYGGWIRHLVRKGNIVIFPRYQHDMWTTPTEHFAQNAAKGIRDALEDLQTGDHVRPIDGPLVMIGHSYGGAISAYLGVKYKKYGIPQPKGLLLCAPGTGPMNGAKLDDYRQMPTDTKLLIVNSNDDHVVKESFQRTIFNTAVNTTTRNFLKLNADDHGSPAIKAHHNACYSLDEAFDNGMRNPTIYRSYMVGVTNQVDYYGFWKWGDALLDCVRAGENCDFVFGGTEQQKSLGTWADGKKVKEMEVWVP